The Lolium rigidum isolate FL_2022 chromosome 2, APGP_CSIRO_Lrig_0.1, whole genome shotgun sequence genomic interval TGGGCTTTGAGATGTATACCAATAACCAACTTGACCTGCATAGAAAAAGATTTGAATTTATACTGAAAGTCACTTGCACTTGGAACTGAATTAATATGAGTAAAAACCTAACCATCAGTGATAAACCATTAGTTTAAGCATGTATATACACGTGTGTTGGAATCTATTGGCATGTAATTTAAAACAGGAGAGTATATATATTTCTTTAAAAGAGATGAGAAAGTTCGCATTACCGTAGACCAAAAGGCTAGACTGCTACACACGCCATCTTGGAAGATGGGAGCAGGGATATTCGTACAGGAAAACTCAACTACAGCATCTGATCGATGTACACACATGATGAGATATAATCGACAAAAAAATAAAGCCGGGTACCATGGTGGAGAGAAACAGAGCACATACCGGGCACCAGGTCCAGGAGAGGCGAAGTCTGGTCGAGAGGGCGCTATTTGCTAGTTAATTATTCTAGCAGATTGATTGCTCAGTGATCACCTTTGACGGAGATTAGGGAGGCTTCTACTGCCTGGGGATCGAGAGGATCTCTCACCACAGCCCAATAGCACACGCGGAGCCGGAGGATGTCGTTGTGTCGCTAATGGCTTCGCTCTGGGGAGAGTTGACATTGCGAGGCTCAACTTTGGGATCCTTACGCTCATCCCTAAAGTCTCTGGGGCGGAGAATATCAAACAGTTTCGGCCGATTGCTTTGATTAATGTTATCTTCAAATTTGTCGCTAAGGCTTATGCTACCAGACTTTCTCCGATTGCCCATAGGACTATTAGTCGGGCACAATCTGCGTTTATCAAGGGTCGCCATATCCATGAGGGGGTCCTCTCCCTTCAAGAGATTGTCCACGAGACTAAGGCCAGGAGACTTAGGGGAGTTTTCCTGAAGTTGGACTTTGAGAAAGCCTATGATCGGGTGAACTGGCCCTTCCTCCGtgaggttcttctgggcaagggcTTTGAGCCCGCTTGGGTCCACAGGGCCTTGAGTTTGGTCTCGGGGGGCCAAACTGCTATTTCCATCAATGGAGATATTGGGAATTACTTCGGCAATGGACGCAGGGTGCGTCAGGGTGATCCCCTCTCCCCCATCCTCTTCGACTACGTCGTCGAGGCCCTGGCCTCTATCTTGGACAAGGCCAGAGGGGCGGGGCACATTGCGGGACTGATTCCTCATTTGATCCCTGGGGGGGTCTCTCATTtgcagtatgcagatgatactatCATCATGTTCCAACCTGACGATTTGGCGGTGGCCAATCTTAAGTATATTCTCCTTTGCTTTGAGAGTATGTCAGGCCTCCGGATCAACTTCCACAAGAGCGAGGTCATGGTGATGGGTTTGGCGCCGGGGGAAGGCCAGCGGATAGCTCATATGCTTAATTGCAAGTTGGGCTCCTTTCCGTTTAACTACTTGGGGCTTCCGATTAAGGACCGCGCCCTTTCTGCGGCGGATTGGGGTCCGCTGACGGCTAAGGTGGGTAAGCGCACCGATCCCTGGATGGGGAAACTTATGTCCTCCGCGGCGCGCTTGACTCTCACCAACGCCTGTCTGTCGTCCATTCCGCTTCATGCGATGGCGGTCTATCTCCTCAGCGACGGGACACATGGGTTGCTAGACCGCCACCGGGCCCGCTTCTACTGGGAAGCCAACAGTGCTAAACGCAAGTACCACTGGGTACGGTGGTCGGCGATGTGCACGCCCAAGAGCCTTGGGGGGCTGGGCATCACTGACTCGCGCCTCATGAACGCCTGTCTTTTGGTCAAATGGATCTGGAGGATCTACTCTGGGGAGCAAGGTCTTTGGGTGGATATCCTCAAGAGCAAGTACCTTAGGGAGAAGGATCTCATGCTGGACGAGCATCGCCCTGGTTCCCAGTTCCGGAACTCCATTCGAAACTTAAGCACTTGTTTCGCTTGGGAGCGAAGCATAGGGTGCTTGACGGCAAGACAACGAGTTTCGGCGTGATTGGTGGCAGGGGTCGGGACCCCTATGCGACCGATTCCCTACGCTCTTCGCCGTTGCCACGGACCAAGATATCTCGGTTGCCGCTGCCCGCACCGGTACCTCGTGGCACCTCCCGCTCCGCCGTGAGCTTGGGCCGGGAGACCGGGTGGCCCTTGCCAATCTCCTTCGGGAGGTTCGGGTGCCACCTCCCTCCCCCCTTCCTGATCAGGTTACGTGGGCCCTTGAACCTTCGGGGAGGTTCTCCGTGCGCTCGTTATACCTTAGACTTTGTCAGGGGACCCCCTCGAAGTTCTTTAGCGACCTCTGGAAACTCTCGATCCCCTCAAAGGTCCGGATTTTCCTTTGGCAACTCGCTAGGAAACGCCTCCCTTCTAATGAGAACATCCGGCGGCGTAGGGGGCCGTCCCTGGGTCTTTGTGCCCTTTGTGGGGAAGTTGAAGATAACAATCACATCTTTTTCGATCGTCCCTCGCTCGGTTCATGTGGAGTGCAGTTCGGGAACTGCTCGGCCACACTTGGAACCCGTCTTGTTTCGCGGATATCTTTAGGCTCCTCCATGCTCAGCGGGGTCAACCTAAGCGGGTCCTTGGGATGGCATGCGCTGCCTCGCTGTGGACGCTTTGGAATATTAGGAACAAATTCTCGATTGACGGGGTCTTTCCCCGCCAACCTGCCGATGCGCTCTACAAAATGTCTATGTACTTGCAGGTGTGGAAGCTAGTGGCTAGGAAGAAGGACCGCGAAGGCTGTGGAGTGGGCGGTCACCCGGATCCGCACTCTCCAGTCGACCATCAGGGACCGCGACAGCTAGATCCCTCTCTGGTGGCTTTGTATCTCCGGCGTCAGGCTTCGGTGGTGTTGGGGCACCCTCCgaccttgtgtgtgtgtgtgtttgtgcttCAGTTTGGGGCGTTCCTGCCCGGTTGGTGTCTATGTGTTGTAAGACTCTGTTGCTGTGGGCTTTGTACTCTGccgttgtggctttattaatttaaagccgggctctgctcgagccttccgtctaaatAGAAAACAAACACTATTGCAGCAGATGATTGATCTGGCTCTCTCTTGTCCAGACTCGCGTGAAATATCCATCGCCTCGGATGGAGCGCATCTGCGAATGGAAGCAAAAGTCGTCAAATCGGAGGCATACATGGCTGGAGTGGGGGTGGAAGAGGCAGGCGACGCGTAGAAGCGTCGATCCAAGAAGACGGCGGTGGTGGGGAACGAAGACGAACCGAGGCGGCTGAGGCGGAGCGGTGGTGTGGGAGAGATAGATGGGGACATACGGAGAGCAcgccaggaagaggaagaggaagagaatcGGCCGGTTCATGGGCTGGTGTCGGCCCATCTGCTCCACGCGCCTTGGGGCATCGGGCGTATGCGTGTGCGCCTGGCGagcacggacgtgtcgactgccgcGAATATGGACATGTATAGGTGAAATTTTTTATCTggtgacgtggctcgctgtgagaccagcaaaatggggccatctattaagaaagggAAGATATTAAAGGCAATGCttggtaagtgagtgagaatatgaGTGGTacacacactctcctcctccacaacTCGCTTgtctcgcctcgcctcgtcacagcGCGTGCCTCGGTTTGCGCGATTGAGCCTCCAACCAAGCTTTACTTTTGTTGTTCAAGAAAATCGAGTACTTGAAGGACGTGTCATAGTTAGTcgattcgggtcgctcccgggtcGTGGGCTACTGTAATCGACTCGAAACATGTGacattgcctagggtttccttagCCGCTCTATATAAAGTCATGTGCGTCTGCCACCGAAAGACACCTtacacacgagttagggttttgtcACCTCTCTCTGTTTGTGTCGCCACCGTTGTCTACTCCATCCCTCACGTCGGCGTGCACCAACGAATGTTAGAGCAGGTCTTTGAAACAACTCACCTTTATGATCTTGTACGGTAGAGGgcaaattaggtttttgggaagcgcttcaCGTGACTAATCAAGGTCTCCATCACGGGTCGTCGTCCATCCAAGTCGGGTGGTGCTGCATACCTCCGTCTTCGTCACCATCTAATTTGACTCGTCTTCACCAACATTATCGTCAACACCGTTACTGCTCCATCGACGATGGACGGGTTGTCCCGTGATGCATTGTGTCTGTGTTTGAAGCAGATGAAGGCATTATCTTCCGTTGGTGTGGCGTCCTCCTCGTCCGCTTCGATTCCTCTACCTTGATCAGTGTTTGTGTATCTTGTTTCATTTTGTGTTGTCTGTAATGTTTgtggtttttgttgttgttctcTTCAACACCTTGTAATTCTAGCTGttggtggctttattaatttaaagctgggtgtAATACCTTATGTTTAAAACAACCGATCAATACGTGCGGCGTGATGCGATCTTTTTTTAGTCATGGATGTTGTAGTATATGCACTGCTGCAAATCGTGTTGATTAACGCATCTAAAATGTTCGGGCTTCACGTAATAGTAGTTCATGTTGTTGTGTTTAATATTTTTGGAATTATAGTCATGGAATTATTGACTAATTATCCAACAtgctcatctctcccatgtacattCAAGAAATTTTAGTTACTACTTCCATAAGATGTATTAtgtgatggagggagtagtattaagTCAAACCAAAAAAAAGTTCTAAATCAAAACAAAGTTGTGGAGCTATGAGCTATCCAGGACCCGCGCCAAAATTAGGCATTCGCGCGCACGAGGACGGACGACGACCATCCACCGCTTCACCTCGCAGCATGACCACAGGAAAATGCTAATTCCTCTTCCCTTAGTAACAATCATAATTATCAGGAAAAATAACTAGACACactttcgatcttcatctccggcCTCCCTGGCAGATCGATCTCGAGGAGGCCGGCCAGCCGGATTAATCACTACATCCATCTCGTCGCGCGCGTTTGCATCGACAGGAAATTGATCTGCATCCATCCGTCGTCGATCGGTCGACCATAACGGGCCATCAggcaggtggtggtggtcgcgcggCCGGCGGTTTGCGAGAATCCTATCCGGCGGGGAGCTAGCGACAGATGATGGAGCCAGCGGAGggctcatcgccgccgccgccgcccgcagcgcctgcgcctgcgccgccggcagcggcagcggcagcgcgggaggcgatctccatcGAGAAGGCCTTCGAGGGCAAGACCCTGCCCGCATGGAACGAGCAGATCACGGTCCGGTCCGTGGTGGTGAGCGCGGCGCTGGGCGTGTTCCTCAGCTTCATCGTGATGAAGCTGAACCTGACCTCCGGTATCGTGCCGTCCCTCAACGTCTCGGCGGGGCTCCTGGCCTTCTTCCTGATGAAGACGTGGACGTCGGCGCTGGAGCGGTGCGGCGTGTTCCCGCGGCCCTTCACCCGGCAGGAGAACACCGTGGTGCAGACCTGCGTCATCTCCTGCTCCAGCATCGCCTTCTCCGGCGGCTTCGGGACGTACATCCTGGGCATGAGCAGGAAGATCGCCGAGGGGTTTGACGAGGCCAACAACAGCTTGAACGTCGACGAGCCGTCGCTGTGCCGGCTCATGGCGTACCTGTTCCTGGTGAGCTTCGTGGGGCTCTTCTCCATCGTGCCGCTCAGGAAGATCATGATCATCAGCTACCGGCTGACGTACCCGTCGGGCTCCGCCACCGCGCACCTCATCAACAGCTTCCACACGCCCCAAGGAGCCATCCAAGCAAAGTAACTACTCCTCCTAAAGTTTGTTCGATTTATTTATGTCGATTGTTGCATGCGACATTCTGCCGTACGCGCGTGGTTGCAAAGATATATACGAATATGAATGtttgaacaatatatttgtgTCTGTGACAGGCAGCAGGTGTCGATACTGTTCAAGTCGTTCATGGGGAGCTTTATGTGGTCGCTGTTCCAGTGGTTCTACACGTCGGGGAACGGGTGCGGCTTCGGGTCGTTCCCGACGTTCGGGATGGCGGCGTACGAGCGGCGCTTCTACTTCGACTTCTCGGCGACGTACGTCGGGGTGGGGATGATCTGCCCCTACATCATCAACTTCTCGCTGCTCATCGGGAGCATCATCTCCTGGGGGATCATGTGGCCCTACATCGAGAGCAAGAGAGGGGACTGGTACGACGCCAGCCTCCCCAACAGCAGCCTCCACGGCCTCAACGGCTACCAGGTCTTCATCTCCATCGCCATGATCCTCGGCGACGGGCTCTTCAACTTCTTCTCCATCCTCTTCCGGACCTCCTACGACATGTACCTCAAGCGCACCGGACGGGCCAAGGCCACCGCCGCCGGGATCCCCTTCGCCGGCGCCGGCATCATGAACGCCAACGAGAGGCAGGCGCTCAGCTTCGACGACCGCCGGCGCACGCAGATCTTCCTCAAGGACCAGATCCCGACCTCCGTCGCCGCGGGAGCCTACCTGCTCCTCGCGGGTATCTCTGTCCTCGCCATCCCGCACATCTTCCGGCAGCTTAAGCCGAAGCACGTTTTCTGGGCCTACGTCATCGCCCCCATCTTTGCCTTCTGCAACGCCTACGGCACCGGCCTCACCGACTGGTCACTCTCCAGCAGCTACGGCAAGCTCGCCATCTTCATCTTTGGCGCCAACATAGGGGCCAAGGATGGTGGTGTCATTGCGGGCCTCGCCGCCTGCGGTCTCATGATGGGGATCGTCTCCACCGCCTCCGACCTTGTCCAGGACTTCAAGACGGGGTACCTCACCCTCACTTCCCCTCGCGCCATGTTCGTGAGCCAGGTCGTGGGTACTGGCctcggctgcatcatctcccccgttGTCTTCTGGATCTTCTACCAAGCATACGACATCGGCTTGGACGAGGGCTACCCTGCCCCCTACGCCAAGATCTACCGCGGCATCGCCCTCCTCGGGACCAACGGCTGGAACGAGCTCCCTAAATACTGCCTCAGGTTCTGCCTCGCCTTCTTCATCCTCGCCATCGCCATCTGCGCCCTCAAGGAGGTGGCCAACTCCAAATGCTGGTGGATCCGCTTCTACATCCCTAGCGCGCTCGGCATGGCGGTGCCCTTCTTCCTCGGCTCCTTCTTCACCATCGACATGTGCGTGGGGAGCTTGATACTCTACATGTGGCAGAAGTCTAACCCCCTACACGCGCAGACGTTCGCGGCCGCGGTGGCGTCGGGGCTCATCTGCGGCGACGGGATATGGTCGCTGCCGTCGTCGATGCTGTCGCTGGGAAACGTGAACCCTCCGATGTGCATGAGGGTCTTCGACGCCGAGACCAACTACCAGGTGGAGAATTTCCTCTCGACGCTACCCGAAGTTGTCGCCACATGATGATCCATATATCCATGGATATACATACACTTCTCAGCTACATATCCATACACGTATCACTCATTTCCTGGTTAATTGTTGTAGGGTACATAGTACTATGTTCtataattcattgatcatgaattcCCACCATAGGAAGCTCAAGGTTTAGCCAGTACGGTGTCCTAGCCAGCTTTGTAACGTGAGTACATGTAGGAAATGGTATGTGTGTGTACAATTGTGGCATTCAACTCATTTGTTTTTCTTCAGGAGTTGATCGGTTACTCTTCATCTTCCTTACATTGTTAAGTGTAGATTCATCCTTGTCAAGACAAGAGGTGTTTTCCCAAAATGTCTGTCATAGCTCACATATTACTACTATATATATGTGGTAAATAAATGAGCCCTGCctataaggctggtcatagtggggagtaacttagagtgGATAGTAACTTATATATGGTATCATATATTGTATCATTAGTATGTTCTAGACTCATCTTGCATTgaagtgtgtgatgttatggtaacatagctagttaccacctcactctatttcttcatttattgtcaaGCCACATCACCAAAACtttttgagatgtgtgatgttactagctatgttactcccactatgagtaatcTAGGGGTTGCGCTGCCCACAGATGGAGATCATGGTGTCTAATATAACTCTAACACAGCTTTATCAATCATTATTGCTAGTCCATCGAGAGTCAAGTCAAAGAGCAAGGGGGGAAAGAGGCCCCCCCTGCCTCAGACCTTGGTGCGTGACAAAGTATGGACCAATTTTATTATTCACCTTGATACCCACCTTTCCTCCGGTAATAGTCTTCATAACCAAGTCACACCATGTATTAGAAAAACCCTTAAGTTTGAGCATATGATACACAAAGGGCCACTTAATTTTGTCATATGCTTTCTTGAAGTCAACTTTAAACATAATCCCAGACCATTTTTTAATATGAAGAGAATTAAGGGTTTCATGAAGAATCAAAACTCCCTCCATAATATATCTATTTTTTTAAAAAGCAGTCTGAGTAGGGCTAACCACAGGATCCACCACCGGGGAAAGTATGTTCATTAGTAATTTAGTGACAATCTTGAAACTCACTTTTAACAAACATATAGGCCAAAATTTCTTTACATCACTAGAGTCCTCCCATTTTGGAACTAAAGTTATAACACCATAATTCAATCTATGTAAATCAAGCTTTCCTTGTTGAAATCATCAACAATAGCTTTTAAATCATGTTTGATCAAATCCTAGAAATTTTGATAAAAATCAATGAAAAATCCATCTGGTCCAGCTGATTTATTGTGAGCCATTTCAAATACAACAGTCTTAATTTCCCATATCGAAAAAGGCGCAGTCATGTTTGAAGGAACCTTGGTATCAATCGTGGAATATCATCCACGTTGAGCCTAATTTGAGAAACTTGAGGTTGTCCAAAAAGTTCCTTATAAATATTGTTATATGATCCTCTAGAATCGTTTGACCAACAATTTTGTCTCCATTATGCTCTAAGGATACAATTGCAAATTTTCTATGCCTCCCATTTGCTTTGGCATGGAAATACTTAGTACTTGATTCCCCATCTTTTATACCCGTATCCCTAGCCCTTTGAATCCATTTCAACTCCTCTTGCTTCAGTAATCTTTTCAATTTCTGTTTTaacttctttttctttccttgaaAAGTTGTCAAGTTAAACCATGAACTTTGGCAAACAAATCAATCATATCAACTTTATGAGATAAATCTTTTTAAGTTCTATATACCACgcttctatatttttatttcatccACGCAAGCACCTCCTCAATTTTCTTAACTTACATTGCCTCATCTGGATACTccctgatggctcccaagtgcaggaaatcaattgtagtacttttcagtAAGAAAGATTTTCAAACCCACAAGTAGCTAAAGGTATTCGTTAGCAGAAGTAACAAGAAAGAAGTAATAATAAAGTAAatgttttttgtgttttggggtatatagtttgcaataaaaataaggtgCGAAAAGTAAGtagcaaataagtaaatgctctcgatgagagaaaagcccaatcctctattgCAGCAAGAgtacaagctcaagtgtgtgtgcttatatgaaaCTAAAATTCCGAGGAcggcatggattcactagcatctaagttctagacaacatggtaaatatcttgtcaagctttattcaattagggcCTGAGCCTTAGTTAGGTGCAGCCATATGCATGTGCAATTACACCCCCCTTATTATGGGTTCTAGAGGTATTTTCATGTGCAAGTCTAGGAATTAAGATATAAATGTCCCATCATAGCCTTAAGATTtagggtccccgacataaacccctctaatgcaacccataCTGTTGGAAGATAGTTTCTGTCATTCTGACCcctccaacactaatgcattacatcaAAGTGCATCCCTATGATCCTATATAGGTggagtaatatgcagtcgacgttcgcataaaaccaccatagaacaacataaaatatagaaaacttgaccaaatactcattgcacatcatatagaatcatagccagatcatcctatgccctcaggaacgtggggaactactcacaagtctcaaacatgatatggaccagaggaATAATGAGTACAACACAATCTGATTATATAAtctccccaccaaataatgacaaagtaccaatcatgaacatgcaatagcactaaaaaTTATTCGaagttcaattcaacacaaactatgagggggatgacgtcgatctcgtagatggagatggtggtgatgatggtgttggtggtgatgttgatggagatgcctcctcctaAGCCAATGAGGAGTGGAGAtttcgatggcgtcgatttcccctccaccagaggcaccggtgcagcaggatctgccctctcctggagtaggagaggactttcgcctccgccgccacctcaaTAAATATCGGGAAAATATTGCTTAGGTTTTTGGACGAAACGGAGCTTCTGGAATAAAACGGGGTCTGAGGCCACGCTCGAGGGCCGAACGAGCATGGGTGGCGCGACCTCCCTGTCTGGCGCGCCACCTGGTGCCGTTCGCACCTCGTGGCCCTTCTCGCGTGATTCTTTCGCTCACGGGCCTCGGGTGTAAAACTGATCAGGTattttttttccttgatttttaccgatccagaaagtcctgaaacaaataaaatacgaaaaatgAGGTTTTCTGCTTCCTAGGAATTAAATACCAAagaaggggactttgtaggaaagtctcagaaatcatctaaaaatgcataaataacaacgtatgaaggcaaataacaataaaaactaaccctatatgtagcaataatgatgatgcaaaatgcacaTATCAATTCCCACAAGCTTCAACCTTTGCTTGTCCTCGAGCAAATAGgcgaatagatcatatcatgcaTCAATGAATTTATGGTTGATAAAAGAAATACGAGCATTGTAtcatcaacttatgcatattcaGTTGTAAAGAAAGATTTCTTAACCAACAATCATACAAATATGAACTTCATAAATAGAAACTCTAGCAATTACCTCTTACCGTTTGAACAAGATCAACCATTGCATGTTGGACAATTGAACAATGCTTCATGTGTGTCTATAAATATAGATCACTTCTTTTATTGGCCTTTTACCAGCTTTTTCTTCTTTACTCTGCCTTTGCACTGAAGAGAAACTCTTATAGAACAACTAGTTACAATAAGAGGAATTTGTAAATGACAAGAAGAGCATGAAGTTTGAtgttcatcaaacactttgttttttcctttttatgaCCAGTTAATATTCTTGTCCCTTAGTAATCAGTATAAACTTTATTCCTGGatctttcaatcatgtcatatgctttacatccaCCTTGTCTTTCACTttccatggctagccgaatcctcgggtgtcgaCCTTTTCATTCACAAACTTGTTGGAGAATATGTATTGAAATATTCGTGACATCAATTTACCCGTTGATTACCAAGTAGCACAAGAATATCTCATACTTCCTTGTCATCTCCTCTTCCTAACCATTTTTTCCCCAACACCACATCTCCAACACAACTTCAAGGTATTTTTACTTTTCTTAGTATTGATTGCATggacctttcctttgttgcaagccATACTCACAAACTTTAATGCTTGTCCAACATGTTCAAGTTAATTAAGTTCTAGATAAGATGTGGTTGAAATTTTTAAATACGAGGAACACATCTGCATGAGTGTTACCCATAAATCTTCATACAAAAGAATCATGGATGCCACCATACTTtcaatttcattaaaaaccactTGACCAAAGATACATGGTAATGCTCTAAGAGCTCTCTAAACTATAAGAGACTTGATACAACTAGATGAAAGCAAAAAAATCGAATTAAGATGACGAACTAAAATAATATGATAAACTAAAAAGCATAAAAGACTTGATATAACTCCCCAAGCTTGTGTGTCGATGTAGATCTTCAAGTGATCCGAGGTGCGAACGAGCATAGGTGGCATGGCCAGAAGGTTGGACCacgccacctggcctctttcgCTCCTCGTGACTCCGTTTCGCCCAAATCTTTCATGAATCtttcttattttgcaaaaaagtaaTTATCCTAAAATATGAAAAGGTTCTGAGATCACTATGTACCAGATTTCGACTTTCATTGGTTTCCGGTGTCTAGCAGAAGGAAATTTTCGGCGATGATAGCTTCCACGTCCCGGAGATGTAACTCCTCCACGTTTACCATGAATTTTTCTGCTGTAATATAATGTTTAAAACATTGTCCATTAACCACATGAGGCTTACCCTTGTAATCTCCATGGAGACAGATGGCTGCGGAGCGATATACCTCCTGCACAACCAATGGAATCCACCATCTTGTGCTAGTTTACCTGCAGAGAACTTGAAACGAGAGTTGAACAATAATACTTGGTCTCCTACTTTGAACTCCTTTCTCtttatccttctatcatgccaaatTTTAACCTTTTCTTTAAACAACCCCACACTTTCATAAGattcatttctccattcatctaataaATTTATGTTTAGGATACTCCTTTCTCCCACAGTTTTAAAATCAAAGTTAATTTTCTTAACCGCCCACctagctttgtgttctaattctacAGGTAAATAACAAGCTTTTCCATAGACTATtctataaggagacattcccataggattttaaaagcagttctataagcccataatgctttGTTAATTTTAGTTTGCCAATTAGACCGGGAATTATTAACTATCTTTTCCAATATAAGATTCCATATTGCTCAATTCAACTTAACCACTAGTTTGTGGGTGATATGGAGATGTtactctatgattaataccatatttagccaaGGTTTTTCTAAAAACTTGATGAATAAAGTGAGA includes:
- the LOC124689540 gene encoding probable metal-nicotianamine transporter YSL8: MMEPAEGSSPPPPPAAPAPAPPAAAAAAREAISIEKAFEGKTLPAWNEQITVRSVVVSAALGVFLSFIVMKLNLTSGIVPSLNVSAGLLAFFLMKTWTSALERCGVFPRPFTRQENTVVQTCVISCSSIAFSGGFGTYILGMSRKIAEGFDEANNSLNVDEPSLCRLMAYLFLVSFVGLFSIVPLRKIMIISYRLTYPSGSATAHLINSFHTPQGAIQAKQQVSILFKSFMGSFMWSLFQWFYTSGNGCGFGSFPTFGMAAYERRFYFDFSATYVGVGMICPYIINFSLLIGSIISWGIMWPYIESKRGDWYDASLPNSSLHGLNGYQVFISIAMILGDGLFNFFSILFRTSYDMYLKRTGRAKATAAGIPFAGAGIMNANERQALSFDDRRRTQIFLKDQIPTSVAAGAYLLLAGISVLAIPHIFRQLKPKHVFWAYVIAPIFAFCNAYGTGLTDWSLSSSYGKLAIFIFGANIGAKDGGVIAGLAACGLMMGIVSTASDLVQDFKTGYLTLTSPRAMFVSQVVGTGLGCIISPVVFWIFYQAYDIGLDEGYPAPYAKIYRGIALLGTNGWNELPKYCLRFCLAFFILAIAICALKEVANSKCWWIRFYIPSALGMAVPFFLGSFFTIDMCVGSLILYMWQKSNPLHAQTFAAAVASGLICGDGIWSLPSSMLSLGNVNPPMCMRVFDAETNYQVENFLSTLPEVVAT